Proteins encoded together in one Salvia hispanica cultivar TCC Black 2014 unplaced genomic scaffold, UniMelb_Shisp_WGS_1.0 HiC_scaffold_16, whole genome shotgun sequence window:
- the LOC125198527 gene encoding putative ETHYLENE INSENSITIVE 3-like 4 protein, which yields MVEKEHGGGSGASASSTPPTLNCRRRRGHQHADLNRRMWKDRMRMQKMKATLDAADRASFGIVPEKSQSRGPLGPRAGGRRRSADRRPHCVAGFLPRAGLPGPEIAGLLHAHAAGAPGKTLGGCFLLSQHACPPSGLSPGGPGAAGAAGGELWWGAGEARRARAPPYRKPHDLKKAWKVSVLPRLCTWRRFGADEEARQPVQVLQHKMTAKDTATGGRS from the exons ATGGTCGAGAAAGAGCACGGCGGAGGCTCTGGAGCCTCCGCGAGCAGCACCCCCCCGACCTTGAATTGCCGGCGACGACGAGGGCATCAGCACGCCGACCTCAACCGCCGCATGTGGAAGGACCGGATGCGGATGCAGAAGATGAAGGCCACCCTCGACGCCGCCGACAG GGCTTCGTTCGGCATCGTCCCTGAAAAAAGCCAGTCACGGGGCCCTTTGGGCCCCCGGGCTGGTGGAAGGAGGAGGTCCGCCGACCGCCGCCCCCACTGCGTCGCGGGCTTCCTCCCCCGGGCCGGGCTGCCGGGCCCCGAGATCGCCGGGCTCCTTCATGCACATGCTGCAGGAGCTCCAGGAAAGACGCTGGGGGGCTGCTTTCTGCTCTCGCAGCACGCGTGCCCCCCCAGCGGGCTTTCCCCCGGAGGGCCTGGCGCCGCCGGGGCCGCCGGGGGCGAGCTGTGGTGGGGGGCCGGGGAGGCCCGGCGAGCACGGGCCCCCCCCTACCGCAAACCCCACGACCTGAAGAAGGCGTGGAAGGTCAGCGTGCTGCCGCGATTATGCACATGGCGCCGGTTTGGAGCGGATGAGGAGGCTCGTCAACCAGTCCAAGTGCTGCAGCATAAGATGACGGCG